A part of Gambusia affinis linkage group LG19, SWU_Gaff_1.0, whole genome shotgun sequence genomic DNA contains:
- the rangap1a gene encoding ran GTPase-activating protein 1a isoform X1: MATDIVAELADSLARTGVEDGELSYKGQGRKLDDAQSAEEIVKDIEEFEGLQALRMEGNTVGVEAAQAIAKALETKSDFKRCYWSDMFTGRLRAEIPPALNSLGDALMLAGARLTVLDLSDNAFGPDGVKGIEKLLKSTACFTLQELRLNNCGMGIGGGKILAASLIQCHKQSSEKNEPLSLKVFVAGRNRLENDGATALAQAFQLMGSLEEVHMPQNGINHPGVTALASAMQHNPRLRILNLNDNTFTEKGAVAMAQALKHLHGIQVINFGDCLVRPEGAKAIAESVSEGLPILKELNLSYGEITADAALAVVEAVKNKDQLEKLDLNGNYLGEDGCKAVKDCMEGVNMISLLGSLSDDEGEPEDDEDEDEEDNDEDDEEDDDDDDEDDVDEEEIEEEEEEEENSSSNNNKPSTPVSAPRPPDVSSFLSFPSPDKLLKLGAKRALLVQQQVDVTDARKTAEAFLKIASVYKEENDDVKNAVLDTIDALLSNAFSTPSFQGYSFVSILLVLLGLIKSEDKIKPVVVVPGHLHALEHVVRQDYFPKENVAVLEAFMSRSNKSLESCGNARIGLQSTLQRVRSQS; the protein is encoded by the exons ATGGCGACTGACATTGTTGCAGAGCTGGCCGACTCTCTGGCCAGGACTGGAGTCGAGGATGGAGAGTTGAGCTACAAAGGTCAGGGAAGGAAGCTGGATGATGCCCAGTCAG CGGAGGAGATCGTGAAGGACATCGAGGAGTTTGAGGGTCTACAGGCTCTCAGGATGGAGGGAAACACTGTTGGCGTCGAGGCGGCGCAAGCCATTGCCAAAGCGCTTGAGACGAAGAGCGACTTCAAG CGCTGTTACTGGAGTGACATGTTTACTGGTCGTCTGCGCGCCGAGATCCCGCCTGCCTTG AACTCCCTGGGTGATGCCCTGATGCTAGCAGGGGCCCGACTGACGGTTTTAGACCTCAGCGACAACGCGTTTGGGCCCGATGGCGTGAAGGGCATCGAGAAGCTGCTCAAGAGCACCGCCTGCTTCACGTTACAGGAGCTCCGGCTCAACAACTGCGGCATGGGCATCGGAGGCGGAAAG ATCTTGGCTGCTTCGTTGATCCAGTGTCATAAGCAATCCAGTGAGAAAAACGAACCCCTCAGCCTGAAGGTGTTTGTCGCAGGGAGGAACCGCTTGGAGAACGATGGAGCCACCGCCCTCGCTCAAGCTTTCCAG ctGATGGGCAGCCTGGAGGAGGTCCACATGCCCCAGAATGGAATCAACCACCCGGGTGTGACGGCTCTGGCCTCCGCCATGCAGCACAACCCACGGCTCCGGATCCTCAACCTCAACGACAACACTTTCACTGAAAAGGGGGCTGTTGCCATGGCGCAG GCTCTGAAACATCTCCACGGCATCCAGGTGATCAACTTTGGGGACTGTTTAGTGCGGCCGGAAGGTGCTAAAGCTATTGCAGAAAGTGTGTCAGAGGGCTTACCCATCCTCAAG GAGCTCAATCTGTCGTACGGTGAGATCACGGCGGACGCAGCTCTGGCTGTGGTGGAGGCCGTGAAGAACAAGGACCAGCTGGAGAAACTGGACCTGAACG GGAACTATCTGGGAGAGGATGGCTGCAAAGCCGTGAAAGACTGCATGGAAGGCGTGAACATGATCAGCCTGTTAGGATCACTCAG TGACGACGAGGGTGAGCCTGAAGACGATGAGGACGAGGATGAAGAAGATAAcgatgaggatgatgaggaggatgatgatgatgatgatgaggacgATGTAGATGAGGAGGAAattgaagaggaggaagaagaggaggagaacagcagcagcaacaacaacaag CCATCCACTCCCGTGTCAGCACCGCGACCACCAGATGTCTCTTCTTTCCTCAGCTTCCCGTCTCCTGACAAACTGCTGAAACTTGGCGCCAAGAGAGCGTTGCTGGTCCAGCAGCAG GTGGATGTGACGGATGCGAGAAAAACAGCTGAGGCCTTCCTGAAGATCGCCTCGGTGTATAAAGAGGAGAACGACGACGTCAAGAATGCAGTGTTGGACACGATCG ACGCCCTCCTGAGCAACGCTTTCAGCACTCCCTCCTTCCAAGGTTACAGCTTCGTATCCATTTTGTTAGTGCTCCTAGGACTTATCAAG AGCGAGGACAAGATCAAGCCCGTGGTCGTCGTCCCGGGCCACCTCCACGCCCTGGAGCACGTGGTTCGGCAGGACTACTTCCCCAAAGAGAACGTGGCGGTGCTCGAGGCGTTCATGTCCCG GAGCAACAAGTCCCTGGAGTCGTGTGGAAACGCCAGAATCGGCCTCCAATCTACACTGCAGAGAGTTCGATCTCAGAGCTGA
- the rangap1a gene encoding ran GTPase-activating protein 1a isoform X2, producing MATDIVAELADSLARTGVEDGELSYKGQGRKLDDAQSAEEIVKDIEEFEGLQALRMEGNTVGVEAAQAIAKALETKSDFKRCYWSDMFTGRLRAEIPPALNSLGDALMLAGARLTVLDLSDNAFGPDGVKGIEKLLKSTACFTLQELRLNNCGMGIGGGKILAASLIQCHKQSSEKNEPLSLKVFVAGRNRLENDGATALAQAFQLMGSLEEVHMPQNGINHPGVTALASAMQHNPRLRILNLNDNTFTEKGAVAMAQALKHLHGIQVINFGDCLVRPEGAKAIAESVSEGLPILKELNLSYGEITADAALAVVEAVKNKDQLEKLDLNGNYLGEDGCKAVKDCMEGVNMISLLGSLSDDEGEPEDDEDEDEEDNDEDDEEDDDDDDEDDVDEEEIEEEEEEEENSSSNNNKPSTPVSAPRPPDVSSFLSFPSPDKLLKLGAKRALLVQQQVDVTDARKTAEAFLKIASVYKEENDDVKNAVLDTIDALLSNAFSTPSFQGYSFVSILLVLLGLIKSEDKIKPVVVVPGHLHALEHVVRQDYFPKENVAVLEAFMSR from the exons ATGGCGACTGACATTGTTGCAGAGCTGGCCGACTCTCTGGCCAGGACTGGAGTCGAGGATGGAGAGTTGAGCTACAAAGGTCAGGGAAGGAAGCTGGATGATGCCCAGTCAG CGGAGGAGATCGTGAAGGACATCGAGGAGTTTGAGGGTCTACAGGCTCTCAGGATGGAGGGAAACACTGTTGGCGTCGAGGCGGCGCAAGCCATTGCCAAAGCGCTTGAGACGAAGAGCGACTTCAAG CGCTGTTACTGGAGTGACATGTTTACTGGTCGTCTGCGCGCCGAGATCCCGCCTGCCTTG AACTCCCTGGGTGATGCCCTGATGCTAGCAGGGGCCCGACTGACGGTTTTAGACCTCAGCGACAACGCGTTTGGGCCCGATGGCGTGAAGGGCATCGAGAAGCTGCTCAAGAGCACCGCCTGCTTCACGTTACAGGAGCTCCGGCTCAACAACTGCGGCATGGGCATCGGAGGCGGAAAG ATCTTGGCTGCTTCGTTGATCCAGTGTCATAAGCAATCCAGTGAGAAAAACGAACCCCTCAGCCTGAAGGTGTTTGTCGCAGGGAGGAACCGCTTGGAGAACGATGGAGCCACCGCCCTCGCTCAAGCTTTCCAG ctGATGGGCAGCCTGGAGGAGGTCCACATGCCCCAGAATGGAATCAACCACCCGGGTGTGACGGCTCTGGCCTCCGCCATGCAGCACAACCCACGGCTCCGGATCCTCAACCTCAACGACAACACTTTCACTGAAAAGGGGGCTGTTGCCATGGCGCAG GCTCTGAAACATCTCCACGGCATCCAGGTGATCAACTTTGGGGACTGTTTAGTGCGGCCGGAAGGTGCTAAAGCTATTGCAGAAAGTGTGTCAGAGGGCTTACCCATCCTCAAG GAGCTCAATCTGTCGTACGGTGAGATCACGGCGGACGCAGCTCTGGCTGTGGTGGAGGCCGTGAAGAACAAGGACCAGCTGGAGAAACTGGACCTGAACG GGAACTATCTGGGAGAGGATGGCTGCAAAGCCGTGAAAGACTGCATGGAAGGCGTGAACATGATCAGCCTGTTAGGATCACTCAG TGACGACGAGGGTGAGCCTGAAGACGATGAGGACGAGGATGAAGAAGATAAcgatgaggatgatgaggaggatgatgatgatgatgatgaggacgATGTAGATGAGGAGGAAattgaagaggaggaagaagaggaggagaacagcagcagcaacaacaacaag CCATCCACTCCCGTGTCAGCACCGCGACCACCAGATGTCTCTTCTTTCCTCAGCTTCCCGTCTCCTGACAAACTGCTGAAACTTGGCGCCAAGAGAGCGTTGCTGGTCCAGCAGCAG GTGGATGTGACGGATGCGAGAAAAACAGCTGAGGCCTTCCTGAAGATCGCCTCGGTGTATAAAGAGGAGAACGACGACGTCAAGAATGCAGTGTTGGACACGATCG ACGCCCTCCTGAGCAACGCTTTCAGCACTCCCTCCTTCCAAGGTTACAGCTTCGTATCCATTTTGTTAGTGCTCCTAGGACTTATCAAG AGCGAGGACAAGATCAAGCCCGTGGTCGTCGTCCCGGGCCACCTCCACGCCCTGGAGCACGTGGTTCGGCAGGACTACTTCCCCAAAGAGAACGTGGCGGTGCTCGAGGCGTTCATGTCCCGGTAA